One stretch of Armigeres subalbatus isolate Guangzhou_Male chromosome 2, GZ_Asu_2, whole genome shotgun sequence DNA includes these proteins:
- the LOC134208808 gene encoding uncharacterized protein K02A2.6-like, with product MFGERLVIPSNFRKRCLHHLHRGHPGIQRMKAIARSYVYWPSLDEDIVAHVNSCHHCAAVAKSPAKSEPLSWPKSTYPWQRVHVDYASPIEGEYFLLSVDAHSKWVEIVKTKSTTTSTTIGILRSLFARFGMPETLVSDNGSQFASADFRRYYLENGVQHITTAPYHPQSNGQAERFVDIFKRSVKKIREGKRTIQEALDVFLLTYRTTPNPATPEGKSPSEAMFGRKIRTSLDLLRPTTIPTVVCSEETKTRRTPFKKGDLVYAKIYSSNQWRWASGVVLEPIGRVMFNVWVEDKRMVHAHLNQLRTRSNCNNSSTKLGKRDVNLPLDILLSAWNLSEPIYCSNPVTTPPLPSLSKLNATSISSSTMPGFSSEHSTQLQPASVSEPAQVWVSPEASSSKPTSSSMPSSVTSSSAEFLSANEQTTAVQVPRRSSRARRPPVRFDPYQLY from the coding sequence ATGTTCGGCGAACGTCTGGTGATTCCGTCGAATTTCCGAAAGCGCTGTTTACATCATTTGCACCGAGGTCACCCAGGAATACAGCGGATGAAGGCGATTGCTCGTAGCTATGTTTACTGGCCATCGTTAGATGAAGACATCGTAGCTCATGTTAATTCCTGTCATCATTGTGCAGCAGTTGCTAAAAGCCCAGCCAAGTCCGAGCCGCTATCATGGCCAAAATCAACGTATCCATGGCAACGTGTACACGTGGACTACGCCAGTCCAATCGAAGGAGAATACTTCTTGTTAAGCGTCGACGCCCACTCCAAGTGGGTTGAAATAGTGAAAACCAAGTCAACCACTACTTCAACCACGATCGGCATTCTTCGCAGCCTTTTTGCCCGCTTTGGTATGCCGGAAACATTAGTTAGCGACAATGGTTCACAGTTCGCTAGCGCAGATTTCAGACGGTATTATTTGGAAAACGGTGTACAACACATCACCACAGCACCGTATCATCCACAGTCAAATGGACAAGCAGAGAGGTTTGTGGACATCTTCAAAAGATCCGTGAAGAAAATCCGAGAGGGGAAAAGAACAATACAGGAAGCGTTAGACGTTTTCTTGTTGACCTATCGCACTACGCCAAATCCAGCAACACCAGAAGGTAAATCACCATCGGAAGCAATGTTTGGACGCAAAATTCGCACGAGCTTAGACTTGCTTCGCCCGACAACCATTCCAACAGTAGTGTGCAGTGAAGAAACAAAGACTAGGCGGACACCATTCAAGAAAGGCGATTTAGTATATGCTAAGATCTACTCAAGTAACCAGTGGAGATGGGCGTCCGGAGTTGTTTTGGAACCAATTGGACGTGTTATGTTCAACGTGTGGGTGGAAGATAAGCGTATGGTTCATGCACATCTAAACCAGCTTCGAACTCGTTCCAACTGTAATAACTCCTCAACGAAGCTTGGTAAGCGTGATGTTAATTTGCCTTTGGATATTCTGCTCAGCGCCTGGAATTTGTCAGAACCAATATACTGTTCAAACCCGGTGACAACACCTCCGCTACCATCATTGTCCAAGTTGAACGCAACATCTATATCGTCATCGACAATGCCTGGATTTTCGTCCGAACATTCAACGCAGTTGCAACCTGCATCAGTATCAGAGCCTGCACAAGTGTGGGTGTCACCAGAAGCGTCTTCGTCTAAGCCTACATCATCCTCCATGCCAAGCTCTGTAACGTCGTCGTCAGCAGAGTTCCTATCAGCCAATGAACAAACTACAGCTGTCCAGGTACCTCGTCGCTCTTCCCGTGCTAGAAGACCGCCGGTACGGTTTGATCCCTATCAGCTGTATTGA